In Natronococcus occultus SP4, the following proteins share a genomic window:
- a CDS encoding MGMT family protein codes for MEDVTDAGIYARESSYLDRYVQVGVAGGRVLRVTFPETPEDDAEDAHPVLDRIFEYLDGLEEIAFDDVQVAMTMPTDQRAVLEGVREIPYGDQVDVRTLTRMTPELDHEDDADLTLVRTALDSNPAPILVPDHRVRDGPSAAPPPIEQKLRSLEGL; via the coding sequence ATGGAGGATGTCACCGACGCCGGGATCTACGCGCGGGAGTCGTCGTACCTCGACCGATACGTGCAGGTCGGCGTCGCGGGCGGACGGGTGTTGCGTGTCACGTTCCCCGAGACGCCCGAGGACGACGCCGAGGACGCCCACCCCGTCCTCGATCGGATCTTCGAATATCTCGACGGGCTCGAGGAGATCGCGTTCGACGACGTCCAGGTCGCGATGACGATGCCGACCGACCAGCGCGCGGTGCTCGAGGGGGTTCGGGAGATCCCGTACGGCGACCAGGTCGACGTCCGGACCCTGACACGGATGACTCCGGAGCTCGATCACGAGGACGATGCGGATCTGACGCTGGTCCGGACGGCGCTCGACAGCAACCCCGCACCGATTCTCGTCCCGGACCATCGGGTCCGCGACGGACCGAGCGCCGCGCCCCCGCCGATCGAGCAGAAGCTGCGCTCGCTCGAGGGGCTGTAG
- a CDS encoding CPBP family intramembrane glutamic endopeptidase, whose product MTSWTAFAAITGVVLIVLLVLSHFTQSAFDEIDLEDVTDDSSDADDTSVAERERDDAVERDAEGEPATTNTAPTAPEPAADRRGIDPDENVAPDATEPNRQRRPQTREDGIDPDALTTGAVLANVAVSQGLFALVLVGAVVYTGVPADALGIEFSRAYLETGLIVGTAVGIVLYLANEVGAALATRLGFDHDEQLRELLAPDTGRGWVALLGGVLPLIAVFEELLFRAALIGALSVGFGVSPWLLAVASSVAFALGHGMQGDVGVVVTGLLGFVLAAVFIVTGSFLVVVVAHYLINAFEFVVHEGIELEWARTLES is encoded by the coding sequence TTCGCGGCGATCACGGGCGTCGTCCTCATCGTCCTTCTCGTTCTCTCGCATTTCACGCAGTCCGCGTTCGACGAGATCGATCTCGAGGACGTCACCGACGACTCCAGCGACGCGGACGACACGTCGGTCGCCGAGCGTGAACGTGACGACGCCGTCGAGCGTGACGCCGAAGGCGAACCCGCGACGACGAACACCGCACCGACAGCGCCGGAGCCGGCAGCCGATCGCCGCGGGATCGACCCCGACGAGAACGTCGCACCCGACGCGACCGAGCCGAACAGACAGCGGCGTCCGCAGACGCGCGAGGACGGCATCGATCCCGACGCGTTGACCACGGGGGCGGTGCTTGCCAACGTCGCGGTTTCCCAGGGGCTGTTCGCGCTCGTGTTGGTGGGTGCCGTCGTCTACACCGGCGTGCCGGCCGACGCGCTCGGGATCGAGTTCTCGCGGGCGTACCTCGAAACGGGGCTGATCGTCGGCACCGCAGTCGGGATCGTCCTCTATCTCGCCAACGAGGTCGGCGCCGCGCTCGCGACGCGACTGGGGTTTGACCACGACGAACAGCTCCGGGAGCTGCTCGCACCCGACACGGGGCGGGGGTGGGTCGCCCTGCTCGGAGGCGTGCTCCCGCTGATCGCCGTCTTCGAGGAGCTTCTGTTTCGGGCGGCGCTGATCGGCGCGCTCTCGGTCGGGTTCGGAGTCTCGCCGTGGCTGCTCGCGGTGGCGTCCTCGGTCGCGTTCGCGCTCGGTCACGGGATGCAGGGCGACGTCGGCGTCGTCGTCACCGGACTGCTCGGATTCGTGCTGGCGGCGGTCTTTATCGTAACCGGGAGCTTCCTGGTGGTCGTCGTTGCCCACTACCTGATCAATGCCTTCGAGTTCGTCGTCCACGAGGGGATCGAGCTCGAGTGGGCCCGAACCCTCGAAAGCTAA
- the trpC gene encoding indole-3-glycerol phosphate synthase — protein sequence MTSQTELDSAVREILAAARERSTDGRERVSVDARSLPDALARAEREGRVPIVAEVKPTSPTAEGTRADDPVELAEAMVAGGAAAISVLTEPDHFGGSPEALRRIRQAVDVPVLRKDFLLREAQLDAVEADLLLLIARFVDDLEKLVTAARERGFQPLVEVHDRDELEDALAAGAEIVGINNRDLARLEVDLGTFESVAPHVPDDVTVIAESGVSSPADVRRMRAAGADALLVGSAIMDHGEESDVTENVRRLTETTQ from the coding sequence ATGACCTCTCAAACGGAGCTCGACTCCGCGGTCCGGGAGATCCTCGCGGCCGCGCGGGAGCGCTCGACCGACGGCCGGGAGCGGGTGTCGGTCGACGCGCGATCGCTGCCCGACGCGCTGGCCCGGGCGGAGCGCGAGGGCCGCGTGCCGATCGTCGCGGAGGTAAAGCCGACGAGCCCGACCGCCGAGGGCACACGCGCGGACGACCCGGTCGAGCTGGCCGAGGCGATGGTCGCGGGCGGCGCGGCGGCGATCTCGGTGCTGACCGAACCCGACCACTTCGGGGGCTCCCCCGAGGCCCTGCGACGGATCCGACAGGCCGTCGACGTCCCCGTGTTGCGGAAGGACTTCCTGCTCCGCGAGGCCCAGCTAGACGCTGTCGAGGCCGACCTCCTCCTGCTCATCGCGCGGTTCGTGGACGATCTGGAGAAGCTGGTAACCGCCGCCCGCGAGCGAGGGTTCCAGCCGCTCGTGGAGGTTCACGATCGCGACGAGCTCGAGGACGCCCTCGCGGCCGGCGCCGAGATCGTCGGGATCAACAACCGGGATCTCGCGCGCCTCGAGGTCGATCTCGGAACGTTCGAGTCCGTGGCGCCCCACGTGCCAGACGACGTGACCGTGATCGCCGAAAGCGGCGTCTCCTCGCCGGCGGACGTCCGGCGGATGCGTGCGGCGGGCGCCGACGCCTTGCTCGTCGGCAGCGCGATCATGGACCACGGCGAGGAGAGCGACGTGACCGAGAACGTGCGACGACTGACGGAGACAACACAATGA
- the trpB gene encoding tryptophan synthase subunit beta yields MSKPERNRDRDSEATFGEYGGQYVPEALMPALQELEDAFERYVLENEDGFMDEFRERMRDFGGRPTPLQRADRLSERYDREIYLKREDLVHGGAHKLNNALGQVLLAKYMGKERIVAETGAGQHGTATAMAAAHLDMPCEIYMGRTDINRQRPNVYRMRMNGADVNPVDAGSGTLKEAINETMRDWATTVERTHYVIGSIVGPHPFPKLVREFQSVIGREAREQIREQAGQLPDSVLACAGGGSNTIGAFHEFVPDDDVDLVAVEAGGSSLEIDEAEGVAPNSATLSTGTDGVLHGAMTKLLQSTEGQIVESHSVSAGLDYAGVGPELSHLVATGRVTPVSVPDEAALNGFHRLSNLEGIIPALESSHALGYLERAAGPAADDRAAKPRDANHEELGELVVVNVSGRGDKDLETVLEETEKRDLEAAPDVEVFDR; encoded by the coding sequence ATGAGTAAACCGGAACGAAACCGCGACCGAGACAGCGAGGCGACGTTCGGCGAGTACGGCGGCCAGTACGTCCCCGAGGCGCTGATGCCTGCCCTCCAGGAGCTCGAGGACGCCTTCGAACGCTACGTCCTCGAGAACGAGGACGGCTTCATGGACGAGTTCCGCGAGCGGATGCGGGACTTCGGCGGCCGACCGACCCCACTGCAGCGCGCGGATCGGCTCAGCGAGCGCTACGACCGCGAGATCTACCTCAAGCGCGAGGATCTGGTCCACGGCGGCGCTCACAAGCTCAACAACGCGCTGGGGCAGGTCCTGCTGGCCAAGTACATGGGCAAAGAACGGATCGTCGCCGAGACCGGGGCCGGCCAGCACGGCACCGCGACGGCGATGGCCGCGGCCCACCTCGATATGCCCTGCGAGATCTACATGGGCCGAACCGACATCAACCGCCAGCGCCCGAACGTCTACCGGATGCGAATGAACGGCGCCGACGTAAATCCCGTCGACGCCGGCAGCGGCACCCTGAAGGAGGCGATCAACGAGACGATGCGCGACTGGGCGACGACCGTCGAGCGAACCCACTACGTGATCGGCTCGATCGTCGGTCCCCACCCCTTCCCGAAGCTGGTTCGGGAGTTCCAGTCGGTGATCGGTCGCGAGGCCCGCGAGCAGATCCGCGAGCAGGCGGGCCAGCTCCCCGACAGCGTCCTCGCGTGTGCGGGCGGGGGGTCGAACACCATCGGGGCCTTTCACGAGTTCGTGCCCGACGACGACGTCGACCTCGTCGCCGTCGAGGCGGGCGGCTCGAGCCTCGAGATCGACGAGGCAGAGGGCGTCGCGCCGAACTCCGCGACGCTGTCGACGGGGACCGACGGCGTGCTCCACGGCGCGATGACCAAGCTGCTCCAGAGTACGGAGGGCCAGATCGTCGAATCCCACAGCGTCAGCGCGGGACTGGACTACGCCGGTGTCGGCCCCGAACTCTCCCATCTCGTCGCCACCGGACGGGTGACGCCCGTCAGCGTCCCCGACGAGGCGGCGCTGAACGGCTTCCACCGCCTCTCGAACCTCGAGGGGATCATCCCAGCGCTCGAGTCCTCCCACGCCCTCGGGTACCTGGAGCGCGCGGCGGGCCCCGCCGCGGATGATCGAGCGGCGAAGCCGCGAGACGCGAACCACGAGGAGCTCGGCGAGCTCGTCGTCGTCAACGTCTCCGGCCGGGGCGACAAGGATCTCGAAACCGTCCTCGAGGAGACCGAGAAGCGCGATCTCGAGGCCGCGCCGGACGTGGAGGTGTTCGACCGGTGA
- the trpA gene encoding tryptophan synthase subunit alpha, with protein MSEIEDAIRENHPALITYITAGDPSLEDTKEYVEALDRGGADLIELGLPFSEPIAEGPTIQAAINRALEAGTTPEGFFELVEDLETEAPLLVMTYYNMLLQYGPSEAQRASEGDAAKPRNEADVRPFVERAAEVGLSGIIVPDLPAEEAGPLRSACDDHGLDLVFIVAPTTEGERLDRIMSQISGFAYVQARLGTTGARADVSNATHDSLARLEEYDVPKAVGFGVSEGDHAAEIVEAGADGVIVGSALVDIIAEHGEGDVPAADALEAKAAELKRGAVRGAGVDVPEPEQP; from the coding sequence GTGAGCGAGATCGAGGACGCCATCCGCGAGAACCATCCCGCCCTGATCACGTACATCACCGCGGGCGATCCCTCGCTCGAGGACACCAAAGAGTACGTCGAGGCCCTGGACCGTGGTGGCGCGGACCTGATCGAGCTGGGGCTGCCGTTCTCGGAGCCGATCGCCGAGGGGCCGACGATCCAGGCGGCAATCAACCGCGCGCTCGAGGCAGGGACGACCCCCGAGGGCTTCTTCGAGCTGGTCGAGGACCTCGAGACCGAGGCGCCGCTGCTGGTGATGACCTACTACAACATGCTGCTCCAGTATGGGCCAAGCGAGGCGCAACGCGCCTCGGAAGGTGACGCGGCAAAACCGCGGAACGAAGCCGACGTTCGGCCGTTCGTCGAGCGCGCCGCCGAGGTCGGGCTCTCCGGAATCATCGTCCCCGACCTGCCCGCGGAAGAGGCCGGCCCGCTGCGATCGGCCTGTGACGACCACGGGCTCGACCTCGTCTTCATCGTCGCGCCGACGACCGAGGGCGAGCGCCTTGATCGGATTATGTCCCAAATCTCGGGCTTCGCGTACGTCCAGGCTCGTCTCGGCACGACTGGCGCGCGCGCGGACGTCTCGAACGCCACCCACGACAGCCTCGCGCGACTCGAGGAGTACGACGTGCCCAAGGCGGTCGGCTTCGGCGTCAGCGAGGGCGACCACGCGGCCGAGATCGTCGAGGCCGGCGCCGACGGCGTCATCGTCGGCAGCGCGCTCGTCGACATTATTGCCGAACACGGCGAGGGCGACGTCCCCGCGGCCGACGCCCTCGAGGCCAAAGCGGCAGAGCTCAAACGCGGCGCGGTCCGCGGCGCCGGGGTAGATGTACCGGAACCAGAACAGCCATAA